A part of Anolis sagrei isolate rAnoSag1 chromosome 3, rAnoSag1.mat, whole genome shotgun sequence genomic DNA contains:
- the AGTR1 gene encoding type-1 angiotensin II receptor, with translation MVLNMSTEETVRKVHVECSSLGRHNYILILVPTVYTIIFIIGIFGNSLVVVVIYFYMKLKTVASVFLFNLALADLCFIVTLPLWAATTAMEYRWPFGNCLCKLTSAAASFNLYASVFLLTCLSIDRYLAIVHPMKSRLRRTMVVARITCIIIWLMAALASLPVMIHRSVYFIENENITVCAFRYETPTNTTNSTLVQVGLGLSKNMLGFLIPFVIISTSYVLIWKTLKKAYQIQRNKTRGDDIFKMIIAIVLFFFFSWIPHQIFTFLDVLIQLRVIVNCHIVDIVDTAMPFTICLAYFNNCLNPVFYGFFGKNFRKYFLQLLKYIPPNVRHASLATKTSSLSYRPSENLILTARKNGSLDVE, from the coding sequence ATGGTCCTAAATATGTCTACAGAAGAGACTGTCAGAAAGGTCCATGTTGAATGTTCCTCTTTAGGAAGACACAACTACATCCTGATTTTGGTGCCAACTGTTTACACTATCATCTTCATCATAGGTATCTTTGGAAACAGCTTGGTAGTGGTTGTCATTTACTTCTACATGAAGCTGAAAACTGTGGCAAGTGTCTTTCTGTTCAATTTAGCCCTGGCTGATTTGTGTTTCATAGTGACTTTGCCATTATGGGCAGCTACCACAGCCATGGAATATCGCTGGCCTTTTGGCAATTGCTTGTGTAAGTTAACATCAGCTGCCGCAAGCTTCAATCTCTATGCCAGTGTTTTTCTCCTAACCTGCCTCAGCATTGACCGTTACTTGGCAATAGTGCATCCAATGAAGTCCCGGCTTCGGCGCACAATGGTTGTTGCTCGGATAACTTGCATCATCATCTGGTTGATGGCAGCACTTGCTAGCTTGCCAGTTATGATTCACCGCAGTGTTTATTTCattgaaaatgaaaatataacTGTTTGTGCATTTCGGTATGAGACCCCCACCAACACAACCAACAGCACATTGGTTCAAGTTGGATTAGGCTTGTCCAAAAACATGCTGGGATTTTTGATCCCCTTTGTGATTATTTCAACAAGCTATGTATTAATCTGGAAGACCTTGAAAAAGGCTTATCAGATTCAAAGGAACAAGACCAGAGGAGATGATATTTTTAAGATGATCATTGCGAttgtactttttttctttttttcttggatTCCTCATCAAATATTCACTTTTCTAGATGTGCTGATCCAGCTCCGTGTGATTGTGAATTGTCACATTGTTGATATTGTGGATACAGCTATGCCCTTCACAATCTGCTTAGCTTATTTTAACAACTGCCTGAATCCTGTCTTTTACGGGTTTTTTGGAAAGAACTTTAGAAAGTATTTTCTTCAGCTTCTGAAATATATCCCTCCAAATGTCAGGCATGCTAGTCTGGCAACAAAAACAAGCTCCCTTTCCTATCGTCCTTCAGAAAACTTAATCCTGACAGCCAGAAAAAATGGGTCCTTGGATGTTGAGTGA